One region of Eupeodes corollae chromosome 1, idEupCoro1.1, whole genome shotgun sequence genomic DNA includes:
- the LOC129940702 gene encoding abnormal spindle-like microcephaly-associated protein homolog yields MHIHPSSPNSSPSEENAAIKIQAGFRGYRVRKQLRRQRPSNGYYRAIQNMTTNNGNAAHLRDERSSGSEGSSVEDKCATKIQANVRGFLVRKKQKMATDAATKIQASFRGFKARKEAQKLRQK; encoded by the coding sequence ATGCACATTCATCCAAGTTCACCCAATTCATCGCCAAGTGAGGAAAACGCAGCCATCAAAATCCAAGCCGGTTTCAGAGGATATCGCGTCCGCAAACAACTTCGCCGTCAAAGACCATCCAACGGATATTATCGAGCCATTCAAAATATGACCACCAATAACGGTAACGCGGCCCATTTGCGCGATGAACGCAGCAGCGGAAGTGAGGGTTCATCCGTTGAAGACAAATGTGCAACCAAAATCCAAGCCAACGTTCGAGGATTTCTCGTACGAAAGAAGCAAAAAATGGCAACTGACGCCGCTACCAAAATCCAGGCAAGCTTTCGAGGATTCAAGGCACGCAAGGAAGCCCAAAAGCTGCGAcagaaatag